In Chiloscyllium punctatum isolate Juve2018m chromosome 8, sChiPun1.3, whole genome shotgun sequence, a single window of DNA contains:
- the idi1 gene encoding isopentenyl-diphosphate Delta-isomerase 1 isoform X1, translating into MLRAALVAHVRPICRTLSQRASPDRVFVVRSRFGYVGNRNTATMPEINIDNLDEKQVQLLAEMCILIDENDKRIGADTKKNCHLNQNINKGLLHRAFSVFIFNSEGKLLLQQRSDAKITFPGCFTNTCCSHPLNTATETEEKDALGVRQAAQRRLKEEFGIPPQQVPLEEMNYLTRIHYKAQSDGIWGEHEIDYIIFIQKNVTLKPDPNEIQSHCYVSKDELQNLLEKAESNKVKITPWFKLIAEKFLFTWWDNLHNLKQFINHEKIHRM; encoded by the exons ATGTTGCGGGCGGCTCTTGTTGCTCATGTGCGGCCGATCTGCCGCACGTTATCACAGCGAGCATCTCCGGACCGAGTATTTGTGGTTCGCTCGCGTTTCGG GTACGTTGGAAATAGGAATACAGCAACAATGCCAGAAATAAACATAGACAATCTGGATGAAAAGCAGGTCCAGCTATTGGCAGAAATGTGCATCCTGATTGATGAGAATGATAAAAGAATTGGAGCAGACACCAAGAAAAATTGCCATCTTAACCAGAACATAAATAAAG GATTACTCCACAGAGCTTTCAGTGTCTTCATCTTCAACAGCGAGGGGAAACTTTTGCTGCAGCAGAGGTCTGATGCAAAGATCACGTTCCCAG gTTGTTTTACAAACACTTGCTGCAGTCACCCTCTTAACACCgcaacagaaacagaggagaaagaTGCTCTTGGTGTAAGACAAGCAGCCCAACGCAGGTTAAAGGAAGAGTTTGGAATACCTCCTCAACAG GTTCCTCTGGAAGAGATGAACTATCTTACACGTATTCACTACAAGGCTCAGTCTGATGGAATCTGGGGAGAACATGAAATTGATTATATAATCTTCATACAgaagaatgtaactttaaaaccTGACCCCAATGAGATACAGAGTCACTGCTATGTGAGTAAAGATGAACTCCAGAACCTGTTGGAAAAAGCAGAAAGCAACAAAGTGAAAATTACACCTTGGTTTAAACTCATTGCTGAGAAGTTTCTATTCACGTGGTGGGATAATCTACATAACCTGAAGCAGTTCATCAATCATGAGAAAATTCACCGGATGTAG
- the idi1 gene encoding isopentenyl-diphosphate Delta-isomerase 1 isoform X2, with amino-acid sequence MPEINIDNLDEKQVQLLAEMCILIDENDKRIGADTKKNCHLNQNINKGLLHRAFSVFIFNSEGKLLLQQRSDAKITFPGCFTNTCCSHPLNTATETEEKDALGVRQAAQRRLKEEFGIPPQQVPLEEMNYLTRIHYKAQSDGIWGEHEIDYIIFIQKNVTLKPDPNEIQSHCYVSKDELQNLLEKAESNKVKITPWFKLIAEKFLFTWWDNLHNLKQFINHEKIHRM; translated from the exons ATGCCAGAAATAAACATAGACAATCTGGATGAAAAGCAGGTCCAGCTATTGGCAGAAATGTGCATCCTGATTGATGAGAATGATAAAAGAATTGGAGCAGACACCAAGAAAAATTGCCATCTTAACCAGAACATAAATAAAG GATTACTCCACAGAGCTTTCAGTGTCTTCATCTTCAACAGCGAGGGGAAACTTTTGCTGCAGCAGAGGTCTGATGCAAAGATCACGTTCCCAG gTTGTTTTACAAACACTTGCTGCAGTCACCCTCTTAACACCgcaacagaaacagaggagaaagaTGCTCTTGGTGTAAGACAAGCAGCCCAACGCAGGTTAAAGGAAGAGTTTGGAATACCTCCTCAACAG GTTCCTCTGGAAGAGATGAACTATCTTACACGTATTCACTACAAGGCTCAGTCTGATGGAATCTGGGGAGAACATGAAATTGATTATATAATCTTCATACAgaagaatgtaactttaaaaccTGACCCCAATGAGATACAGAGTCACTGCTATGTGAGTAAAGATGAACTCCAGAACCTGTTGGAAAAAGCAGAAAGCAACAAAGTGAAAATTACACCTTGGTTTAAACTCATTGCTGAGAAGTTTCTATTCACGTGGTGGGATAATCTACATAACCTGAAGCAGTTCATCAATCATGAGAAAATTCACCGGATGTAG